In Agarivorans gilvus, one genomic interval encodes:
- a CDS encoding S-adenosylmethionine decarboxylase proenzyme — protein sequence MTHLFFEGSEKKLELSLVPGSPSLRSLGYEFWSQAVHIAKAEILSQISNEHCDAYLLSESSLFVWDQRCLMLTCGNTTLVDAAIWLAQQLGSENIAFLSYQRKNEYQLQLQPSCPKTDLSRLREAMPMKAYQLGYLDSHHHFVCHLDKAFTPPPRDITCELLMYHVQGPNADYLRSEGQSIEQVRQLLKLDLLFPGFTIDDYLFEPYGYSMNALRGEHYATIHVTPEQHSSYVSLETNLNLGSTHAYIVKQLLSILQPSSWDTLGFNCQPFSPLGAEQIEVSKGNVDLSCGYQVDFRHYQHLQRRVQPVIQL from the coding sequence ATGACGCATTTGTTTTTTGAAGGCTCGGAGAAAAAACTCGAGCTAAGCCTGGTGCCCGGTAGCCCTTCGCTACGCTCGCTAGGCTATGAATTTTGGTCACAAGCAGTACACATTGCCAAAGCCGAGATCCTCTCGCAAATCAGCAATGAGCACTGTGATGCTTATTTGCTTAGCGAGTCCAGCCTGTTTGTTTGGGATCAGCGTTGTTTAATGCTGACCTGCGGCAATACTACCTTGGTGGATGCGGCGATTTGGCTGGCTCAGCAACTAGGCAGTGAAAACATCGCCTTTCTTAGCTACCAGCGAAAAAATGAGTATCAACTGCAGCTGCAACCCTCTTGCCCAAAAACCGACTTAAGTCGCTTGCGCGAGGCCATGCCGATGAAAGCCTACCAGTTAGGCTATTTAGATAGTCATCACCACTTTGTTTGCCACTTAGACAAGGCCTTTACACCGCCGCCCAGAGACATCACCTGTGAGCTGTTGATGTATCACGTACAAGGGCCAAACGCAGATTATCTGCGTAGCGAAGGTCAGTCTATAGAGCAAGTAAGGCAACTGCTTAAGTTAGACTTGCTGTTTCCCGGCTTTACCATCGACGACTACTTGTTCGAGCCTTACGGCTACTCGATGAACGCGCTACGTGGTGAACATTACGCCACCATCCATGTTACCCCAGAGCAGCATAGCTCTTATGTAAGCTTGGAAACCAACCTCAACTTGGGCAGCACCCATGCTTATATCGTGAAACAGCTATTAAGCATACTGCAACCTAGCAGTTGGGACACCCTAGGTTTTAATTGCCAACCCTTCTCGCCCTTGGGCGCCGAGCAAATAGAAGTGAGCAAGGGTAATGTAGACCTAAGCTGTGGTTACCAAGTGGATTTTCGTCACTACCAACACCTGCAGCGCCGAGTTCAACCGGTGATTCAACTGTAA
- a CDS encoding IS3 family transposase (programmed frameshift), whose translation MKKSRFTETQIVNILKEADAGMKVEDICRKHGMSNATYYKWKSKYGGMDASELKRVKELEEENSKLKKLFAEVSLENHAMKELFRKKGLVTAEKRSCAQLLVGAGLSILKACTLADISRSSYYRPLVDWRQRDAAVIDALNSELKKSPRAGFWKCFGRLRYKGYPFNHKRVYRVYCQMGLNLKRRVKRVLPKRIAQPLQVEAKANYQWALDFMHDGLYCGKRFRTLNVVDEGTRECLAIEVDSSLPAERVVRVLEQIKAERSLPVQLRVDNGPELISARLTDWCEQHHIQLVYIQPGKPQQNGFVERFNGSFRREFLDAYLFESLEQVREMAWFWRLDYNEERTHESLGNLPPAAYRAKLENSTLELSH comes from the exons ATGAAAAAATCACGCTTTACCGAAACGCAGATCGTCAACATTCTCAAAGAAGCTGACGCGGGGATGAAGGTCGAAGATATCTGTCGTAAACACGGAATGAGTAACGCCACGTACTATAAGTGGAAATCTAAGTACGGTGGCATGGATGCTTCTGAACTCAAGCGAGTCAAAGAGTTGGAAGAGGAAAATTCGAAGCTGAAAAAGTTATTTGCCGAAGTCAGTTTGGAAAACCATGCGATGAAGGAACTCT TTCGCAAAAAAGGGCTGGTGACAGCAGAAAAACGGAGCTGTGCCCAATTATTGGTCGGTGCCGGCTTGAGCATTCTGAAAGCCTGTACCTTGGCTGACATCAGCCGTTCAAGTTATTACCGGCCATTAGTCGATTGGCGTCAAAGGGATGCTGCTGTCATTGATGCGTTGAATTCTGAGCTTAAGAAGTCCCCCAGAGCGGGCTTTTGGAAGTGCTTTGGCCGACTGCGTTACAAAGGGTATCCATTCAATCATAAGCGCGTTTATCGCGTGTATTGCCAAATGGGACTCAACCTTAAACGGCGGGTTAAACGAGTATTACCGAAGCGAATTGCGCAACCATTACAGGTTGAAGCGAAAGCCAACTATCAATGGGCCTTAGATTTTATGCATGACGGACTTTATTGCGGGAAACGCTTCCGCACACTTAATGTAGTAGATGAAGGTACGCGGGAATGCCTTGCCATTGAGGTAGATAGTTCATTGCCAGCAGAGCGCGTTGTACGCGTACTTGAGCAAATTAAAGCTGAGCGTAGTCTACCGGTTCAATTACGAGTCGATAACGGGCCTGAGCTTATCTCGGCAAGGCTGACAGATTGGTGTGAACAGCACCATATTCAACTGGTTTATATCCAGCCAGGTAAGCCTCAGCAAAACGGATTTGTGGAACGTTTCAATGGCTCGTTCCGTCGAGAATTTTTGGATGCGTATTTATTTGAATCGCTAGAACAAGTCCGAGAAATGGCTTGGTTCTGGCGTTTGGATTACAACGAAGAACGAACCCATGAAAGTCTCGGTAATTTGCCACCGGCTGCTTACCGAGCAAAACTGGAAAACTCTACTTTAGAACTGTCTCATTAA
- a CDS encoding metallophosphoesterase family protein, translating into MRIAVLSDIHSNVFALSAVLADVSKHGVDVTVNLGDILYGPIAPKYTYELLMENQLVTVRGNQDRQIYEARVSEIDANPSMQFILEDLGSKPLDWMRQLPFSHQLTEQVFLCHASPSDDLV; encoded by the coding sequence ATGCGAATTGCGGTCTTATCCGATATTCATAGCAACGTATTTGCCTTGTCAGCTGTATTGGCAGATGTAAGCAAGCATGGCGTAGATGTTACGGTGAATTTAGGCGATATTCTTTATGGACCAATAGCTCCGAAATACACCTACGAGCTGCTAATGGAAAATCAGCTGGTCACGGTGCGAGGAAATCAAGACCGGCAAATCTATGAAGCAAGGGTAAGTGAGATAGATGCCAATCCAAGCATGCAGTTCATACTCGAAGATCTTGGTTCCAAACCCCTAGACTGGATGCGCCAGCTGCCCTTTAGTCATCAATTAACTGAACAAGTTTTTCTTTGTCATGCCAGTCCCAGCGATGATTTAGTCTAG
- a CDS encoding GNAT family N-acetyltransferase, with amino-acid sequence MNIKFREAEVRDLERCIAIRGMTRDNPISRENLRLNGVTKEAWEPLLLNGSIIGDVAEFEDEVIAFCFADMATGEVLVLAVLPEYEGNGIAKNLLSKVVEKLFHSGLNKLWLTASSDPDVRAHGFYRHLGWRFSGETDHIEDEVLELRKP; translated from the coding sequence GTGAACATCAAATTCAGAGAAGCGGAAGTTAGAGATCTTGAGCGCTGCATAGCCATTAGAGGCATGACAAGAGATAACCCTATCTCTAGAGAGAATCTGAGATTAAACGGTGTGACAAAAGAGGCATGGGAACCCTTATTGCTAAATGGAAGTATTATTGGCGATGTGGCTGAATTCGAAGATGAAGTGATTGCCTTTTGTTTCGCTGATATGGCAACTGGCGAAGTTCTTGTTTTAGCTGTATTACCCGAGTATGAAGGGAATGGTATAGCTAAAAATCTTCTTAGCAAAGTGGTAGAAAAGCTTTTTCACTCCGGCCTAAATAAGCTTTGGCTGACGGCATCTTCGGATCCTGATGTAAGAGCTCATGGGTTTTATCGACACCTAGGCTGGCGGTTTTCGGGTGAAACCGATCATATAGAAGATGAAGTGCTTGAATTAAGAAAACCATAA
- a CDS encoding cytochrome c oxidase assembly factor Coa1 family protein, translated as MCPNNWRLSKGNEWAWRHRKWESVEHFKQVQAKRAKVSVIFVAVIFLFVFTMIFGIGSLFKDSEPYKMSFNQVVHSQQVRSYLGIPIERGFISGNMQISGPEGVANLSYSIEGPKGEASVAVRAFKELNKWSIECLVVNYEGDKEQTTIVPCQ; from the coding sequence ATTTGTCCAAACAATTGGCGTCTGAGTAAAGGCAACGAATGGGCATGGAGGCATAGAAAGTGGGAAAGCGTTGAACATTTCAAGCAAGTACAAGCTAAGAGGGCAAAGGTCAGCGTTATTTTTGTTGCCGTCATATTCTTATTTGTCTTCACAATGATATTTGGTATAGGCAGTCTTTTTAAGGATTCTGAGCCCTACAAAATGTCATTTAACCAGGTTGTTCATTCGCAACAAGTTCGCTCTTATCTGGGTATACCAATAGAAAGAGGCTTCATCAGTGGCAATATGCAAATTTCTGGTCCGGAAGGGGTAGCAAATTTGTCATACAGTATTGAGGGACCAAAGGGTGAGGCTAGCGTTGCGGTAAGAGCTTTTAAGGAATTAAACAAATGGTCTATCGAATGCCTAGTTGTAAATTATGAAGGTGATAAAGAACAAACCACCATCGTTCCGTGTCAATAA
- a CDS encoding GNAT family N-acetyltransferase yields the protein MLVLREMRLEEFPAYRDYFIDDYSKEISENYGHSMDVAIQLAETELNCCFPNGVETAAHSLLCIEITVNHKPQLLGYLWHSPNQNDSATFIYDFYISSEYRGLGYGTQVISELEKQLLAQGIKQIKLRVAYHNERALKLYKELGFAITGFNLSKQLASE from the coding sequence ATGTTAGTACTAAGAGAAATGAGGTTAGAGGAATTTCCTGCTTATCGAGATTATTTCATCGATGATTACAGCAAAGAAATTTCAGAGAATTATGGTCATTCAATGGATGTTGCCATTCAACTAGCGGAAACTGAGTTGAATTGTTGTTTTCCAAATGGGGTAGAAACTGCGGCTCATTCTCTATTATGTATAGAAATTACCGTTAATCATAAACCTCAATTGCTGGGCTATTTATGGCACTCACCGAATCAGAATGATAGTGCAACGTTCATCTATGATTTTTATATATCCAGTGAATATCGCGGTTTAGGTTATGGTACGCAGGTCATTTCTGAATTAGAAAAACAGTTATTAGCGCAAGGTATTAAGCAAATAAAGTTGCGCGTGGCCTACCATAATGAGCGCGCTTTAAAACTGTACAAAGAGCTTGGTTTCGCCATAACCGGTTTCAATTTGTCCAAACAATTGGCGTCTGAGTAA
- a CDS encoding IS3 family transposase (programmed frameshift) — MTKPRRPNFSPEFRLEAAQLVVDQNYSVREAAEAMGVGNSTMDKWVRQLRSERRGESPKATPMTDEQRRIRELEKQVKRLEMEKDILKKAFRSLDVGRAERFALIHRLQESFPANHLCQLFSVHRSSYKYWRDEAVGETPNRIVLKEKVREAFEVSEGSAGARTIAAMVTQTGTPLSRYVASNLMRELALFSCQQPKHRYKRATHEHPVAPNVLARQFTVDAPNQVWCGDITYVWTGNRWAYLAVVLDLYARKPVGWAMSLSPDSKLISKALMMAYELRGKPQGLMFHSDQGSQYTSVKYRQLLWRYQIKQSMSRRGNCWDNAPMERFFRSLKTEWMPELGYRTFLEAKHAITDYIVGYFSQVRPHQHNKMLPPNQAEELYWKNYKTVASFT, encoded by the exons ATGACAAAACCAAGAAGACCTAACTTTAGCCCCGAATTTCGCCTAGAAGCTGCCCAGCTTGTTGTAGACCAAAATTACAGCGTTCGTGAGGCCGCTGAAGCCATGGGCGTGGGTAACTCAACGATGGATAAATGGGTGCGACAACTTCGCTCAGAGCGCCGTGGTGAATCACCTAAGGCGACACCCATGACGGATGAGCAACGCCGTATTCGTGAGCTAGAAAAGCAGGTCAAACGCCTTGAAATGGAAAAAGACATTTTAAAAAAGGCTT TCCGCTCTCTTGATGTCGGACGAGCTGAAAGGTTTGCGTTAATTCATCGGCTTCAAGAGAGCTTTCCCGCTAATCATTTATGTCAGCTATTCAGTGTTCATCGAAGTAGTTACAAATATTGGCGTGATGAAGCGGTCGGCGAAACACCGAATCGCATTGTGCTTAAAGAGAAAGTTCGAGAAGCATTTGAAGTGAGTGAAGGTTCTGCGGGAGCTCGCACTATTGCAGCAATGGTTACGCAAACAGGTACACCCTTAAGCCGTTATGTCGCTAGCAACTTGATGCGTGAACTTGCGTTGTTTAGCTGCCAACAACCAAAGCATCGCTATAAACGAGCGACACACGAGCATCCTGTTGCACCCAATGTTCTTGCTCGCCAGTTTACGGTGGATGCGCCTAACCAAGTTTGGTGTGGTGATATCACGTATGTCTGGACTGGGAATCGTTGGGCTTATTTAGCGGTTGTACTGGATTTATATGCAAGGAAACCTGTTGGTTGGGCAATGTCTTTGAGCCCTGACAGTAAACTTATTAGCAAGGCGCTGATGATGGCTTATGAACTGAGAGGTAAGCCTCAAGGACTAATGTTTCACTCAGACCAAGGCAGCCAATATACGAGTGTTAAATATCGACAGTTGCTATGGCGATATCAAATCAAACAGAGCATGAGTCGCCGTGGTAATTGTTGGGATAATGCGCCGATGGAGCGTTTCTTTAGAAGTTTGAAGACAGAATGGATGCCAGAGCTAGGCTACCGAACTTTTTTAGAAGCCAAGCACGCCATAACGGATTATATCGTAGGGTATTTCAGCCAAGTCAGGCCACATCAGCACAACAAGATGTTGCCACCGAATCAGGCTGAAGAGTTGTACTGGAAAAACTATAAAACCGTGGCCAGTTTTACTTGA
- a CDS encoding DNA cytosine methyltransferase has translation MRADIVKVPETLSQFASQASVEQVLADLPKLRSGFSKCKDNATDWGRVVSKNATQVKRLLKTQFKQAKDLDIKPLKNLARSAVQPVEYPIQMPEHLIEWYRVVEPPCVLNHETRGHMKSDLLRYAYSAAYTQLSGGTSPKARDFPDDLAPAHENWTSGSHADRFRTQAANKCSTTVTSHISKDGHYFIHYDPKQCRSLTVREAARLQTFPALFPKSD, from the coding sequence GTGCGTGCAGACATTGTTAAGGTTCCGGAAACTCTTTCACAGTTTGCTAGCCAGGCCTCAGTAGAGCAAGTGTTAGCCGACTTGCCCAAATTAAGAAGTGGCTTTTCTAAGTGTAAAGACAACGCGACTGATTGGGGGAGAGTTGTTTCTAAGAATGCTACCCAAGTTAAACGACTACTGAAGACGCAATTTAAACAAGCAAAAGATTTAGATATTAAACCACTTAAAAATCTAGCTCGTTCTGCGGTCCAGCCCGTCGAGTACCCAATTCAAATGCCCGAGCACTTAATTGAATGGTATCGAGTTGTTGAGCCACCTTGTGTGTTAAACCATGAAACTCGTGGTCATATGAAAAGTGATTTGCTTCGTTATGCTTACAGCGCTGCATATACACAGCTAAGTGGTGGCACTTCTCCTAAGGCGAGAGATTTCCCAGATGATCTTGCTCCTGCTCATGAAAATTGGACTTCCGGCTCTCATGCGGACCGCTTTAGAACTCAAGCGGCAAATAAGTGCTCAACAACGGTGACAAGTCATATTTCGAAAGATGGACATTATTTTATTCACTACGACCCAAAGCAGTGCCGAAGCTTAACTGTCCGAGAGGCGGCTCGTTTACAAACATTTCCGGCGTTGTTTCCTAAATCAGATTGA
- a CDS encoding DNA cytosine methyltransferase yields METGDVLVIDLFAGPGGLGEGVSSVMAPNGKRPFKIGVSVEKESSAHKTLTTRALYRKLKDVEGGLISYNEYLLGSISREQLFKRYPEQAKEALSETLHQPRALGDDNRIIHDRITELVKRHGNRPKVVIGGPPCQAYSLAGRSRNAGIEDYTAEKDHRNFLYKEYLKVLSIAQPDVFVMENVRGILSAKIDGNIMFPRILKDLRAPGRVTKIATPRYKVFSLVIGANNPKNPEYENSADFLIKSEKYGVPQARHRVIASFY; encoded by the coding sequence ATGGAAACAGGCGACGTTCTTGTAATTGATCTCTTTGCCGGACCTGGGGGTTTAGGTGAGGGAGTGTCTTCAGTCATGGCACCGAATGGGAAACGTCCTTTCAAAATTGGGGTCTCTGTAGAGAAAGAATCTTCTGCTCACAAAACTCTTACAACCAGAGCTCTTTATCGAAAACTAAAAGATGTTGAAGGGGGCCTAATAAGTTACAACGAGTATTTATTAGGCTCTATTTCTAGAGAACAGCTTTTTAAACGATATCCCGAGCAAGCCAAAGAGGCTTTAAGTGAAACATTGCATCAGCCTAGAGCACTTGGCGATGACAATCGTATTATTCACGACCGCATTACTGAATTAGTGAAACGACATGGTAATAGGCCAAAAGTCGTTATAGGTGGCCCGCCATGCCAAGCGTACTCGCTCGCCGGTCGTTCTCGTAATGCAGGGATAGAGGATTACACCGCCGAAAAAGACCATCGTAACTTTCTTTATAAGGAATACCTTAAAGTTCTCTCTATCGCACAGCCGGACGTATTCGTAATGGAGAATGTTCGAGGTATTCTCTCTGCCAAAATTGATGGAAACATCATGTTCCCTCGAATTCTTAAGGATTTGAGAGCTCCAGGGCGAGTGACGAAAATAGCTACGCCAAGGTATAAAGTTTTCTCATTGGTAATAGGGGCGAATAACCCCAAGAATCCTGAATACGAAAACTCTGCTGATTTCTTAATTAAATCAGAAAAATATGGAGTGCCCCAAGCGCGTCATCGCGTCATCGCGTCATTTTATTAG
- a CDS encoding L-galactonate oxidoreductase has translation MFFKQDLVKVQQLMTDGKLRASMMLTHTFDFNTIGEHYQEQVVNNKGLLKGIISF, from the coding sequence GTGTTTTTCAAACAAGACCTTGTGAAGGTGCAGCAGCTGATGACCGATGGCAAGCTACGCGCCAGCATGATGCTTACCCATACCTTCGACTTCAACACCATTGGCGAGCACTACCAAGAACAGGTAGTAAATAATAAAGGTTTGTTAAAAGGCATTATTTCGTTTTAA
- a CDS encoding bifunctional 4-hydroxy-2-oxoglutarate aldolase/2-dehydro-3-deoxy-phosphogluconate aldolase has product MTTITEQISKYKVIPVIALDKAEDILPLGKALVENGLPVAEITFRSDAAEEAIRLLRASYPEMLIGAGTVLNREQVIAAKNAGATFIVSPGFNPNTVKACQELDIEIIPGVNNPSTIEAALEMGLTSLKFFPAEASGGINMLKSLLAPYVDIQIMPTGGINTSNINDYLALPRVLACGGSWMVDKGMIARGEWEQIGQLVREAVALVNN; this is encoded by the coding sequence ATGACCACCATTACTGAGCAAATCAGCAAATATAAGGTGATCCCCGTGATTGCATTAGATAAGGCCGAAGATATTCTACCTTTAGGTAAAGCCTTAGTTGAAAATGGCCTGCCGGTGGCGGAAATTACCTTTCGCTCCGACGCCGCCGAAGAAGCGATTCGCTTGTTACGTGCCAGCTACCCAGAGATGCTAATTGGTGCCGGTACTGTGCTAAACCGTGAGCAAGTGATTGCAGCGAAAAATGCCGGTGCTACCTTCATCGTTTCACCGGGTTTTAATCCCAATACCGTAAAGGCTTGCCAAGAGCTGGATATTGAAATAATTCCGGGGGTGAATAACCCTAGCACCATTGAAGCCGCCTTAGAAATGGGTCTGACTTCCTTGAAGTTTTTCCCTGCGGAGGCCTCGGGTGGCATTAACATGCTTAAGTCTTTGCTTGCCCCTTATGTGGATATTCAAATTATGCCTACTGGTGGCATTAATACTTCTAATATCAACGACTACCTTGCCTTGCCACGAGTGCTGGCCTGTGGTGGCTCATGGATGGTAGACAAGGGCATGATCGCTCGCGGTGAATGGGAGCAAATTGGCCAGTTAGTGAGAGAGGCGGTGGCCTTGGTGAATAACTAG
- the elbB gene encoding isoprenoid biosynthesis glyoxalase ElbB, translated as MKTVAVILSGCGHLDGAEIRESVLSLLALELEGLSYRIFAPDSAQFHVVNHLAAEPEEGAERNVLQEAARIARGDISPLSELTVEEFDGLVLPGGFGVAKNLSDFAFKGAEGAADANLAAVVNGFYQAKKPIAAVCIAPAIIALILGKHAPTLTIGSDPGTAEQVEKTGAQHQNCATDDCVVDQQHLLVTSPAYMDDGASIKQVFAGISKAIKAFANLA; from the coding sequence ATGAAGACGGTAGCAGTAATCTTATCGGGTTGTGGCCATTTAGACGGCGCCGAAATTCGCGAATCGGTATTAAGCTTATTAGCCTTGGAGCTAGAAGGGCTCAGTTATCGTATTTTTGCTCCAGATAGCGCCCAGTTTCATGTGGTTAACCATTTGGCCGCGGAGCCTGAAGAGGGCGCCGAGCGTAATGTTTTGCAAGAAGCCGCCAGAATTGCCCGCGGTGATATTAGCCCCCTAAGCGAATTAACGGTTGAGGAATTTGACGGCCTAGTGCTGCCGGGCGGTTTTGGCGTGGCCAAGAATTTGTCTGATTTTGCTTTTAAGGGCGCTGAGGGCGCAGCCGATGCTAACTTAGCGGCAGTGGTGAATGGCTTCTACCAAGCGAAAAAGCCGATTGCGGCGGTTTGTATTGCGCCGGCGATTATCGCCTTAATATTGGGTAAGCACGCGCCAACCTTAACCATTGGCAGTGATCCTGGCACCGCCGAGCAAGTGGAAAAAACCGGCGCGCAACATCAAAACTGTGCCACCGATGATTGCGTGGTGGATCAGCAACACCTGCTGGTGACTAGCCCCGCCTACATGGACGATGGCGCATCCATCAAACAAGTTTTCGCCGGTATTTCTAAGGCAATTAAGGCCTTTGCTAACTTGGCCTAA
- a CDS encoding glutathione S-transferase family protein, with protein sequence MLVDGQWVEDWKPMQKADEKGRFVRQVSGFRNWITPDGSAGPTGEAGFKAEAGRYRLYVALICPWASRTLIARKLKGLEDVISVTVVNPKMTDQGWEFGGYEGADQDPLFKSQYMHQLYTRADAHFTGRATVPVLWDMQQNVMVNNESADILRMFDSAFEHLVPSKIRLYPEQHAAEIDELNPRIYNMLNNGVYKAGFTQEQESYEEACNEVFAMLDELEARLQGQDYLVGNQLTETDIRCFVTLIRFDAAYHGLFKTNRKQIADYPNLSAYMERILRLPGVIDTVSIDHITAGYYALKALNPSGVRPVGPAHIEQLIASVKQS encoded by the coding sequence ATGTTAGTTGACGGTCAATGGGTAGAAGATTGGAAACCCATGCAAAAAGCCGATGAGAAAGGGCGCTTTGTTCGGCAGGTATCGGGTTTTAGAAACTGGATCACCCCCGATGGTAGCGCTGGCCCTACTGGTGAAGCCGGTTTTAAGGCTGAAGCCGGTCGCTATCGTTTATATGTGGCCTTAATTTGTCCTTGGGCTTCACGTACTTTAATCGCCAGAAAGCTAAAAGGCTTGGAAGATGTAATTTCCGTGACGGTGGTAAACCCAAAAATGACCGACCAGGGTTGGGAGTTTGGTGGTTATGAAGGCGCGGACCAAGATCCGCTGTTTAAATCGCAGTACATGCATCAGCTCTATACTCGCGCCGATGCTCATTTCACTGGCCGTGCTACGGTGCCAGTTCTATGGGACATGCAGCAAAACGTGATGGTAAATAACGAAAGCGCCGACATCTTAAGAATGTTCGATAGCGCCTTTGAGCACTTGGTGCCATCTAAGATTCGTTTATATCCCGAGCAACATGCCGCCGAGATTGATGAACTTAATCCACGCATCTACAACATGTTGAATAACGGTGTATATAAAGCCGGTTTTACTCAAGAGCAGGAATCCTATGAAGAAGCCTGTAACGAAGTATTTGCCATGTTGGACGAATTAGAAGCGCGCTTACAGGGGCAAGATTACTTAGTGGGAAATCAGCTTACCGAAACCGATATTCGCTGCTTTGTTACCTTGATTCGCTTCGATGCGGCCTACCACGGTTTGTTTAAAACTAACCGTAAGCAAATTGCCGATTACCCGAATTTGTCGGCCTATATGGAACGTATTTTACGCTTGCCTGGGGTGATAGATACGGTGAGCATCGACCACATTACCGCTGGCTATTATGCGCTGAAGGCGCTTAACCCTTCGGGCGTGCGCCCGGTTGGCCCAGCTCATATCGAGCAGCTGATTGCTTCGGTGAAGCAATCTTAA
- the ygiD gene encoding 4,5-DOPA dioxygenase extradiol: MNIASSLKNLAERFKASPKMPLVFLGHGSPMNAIEDTAYSRRWAEFGRSLPRPQAILMISAHWMTQGSTLVDVSAAPRTIHDFYGFPDELYQLHYPAKGSPELAKQVASMLADYQVKTDDSWGLDHGAWSLLHHLYPAADVPVFQLSIDITKDLNWQLGIGKALAKLRERGVLIIGSGNVVHNLGALQFNGKAHDWALKFDSVFADKLNQRDFAGLANTKALGSLLRMANPTLEHYAPALTIAGAANAKDQLIYTSEGIDLGAISMRSFMFHA; this comes from the coding sequence ATGAATATTGCTTCTTCATTAAAAAACTTGGCCGAGCGTTTTAAGGCTTCTCCCAAAATGCCCTTGGTATTTTTGGGGCATGGTTCGCCAATGAACGCTATTGAAGATACCGCCTACAGCCGCCGTTGGGCTGAATTTGGACGGTCATTGCCTCGTCCACAGGCAATTCTCATGATATCGGCACATTGGATGACCCAAGGCAGCACCTTGGTAGATGTGTCTGCCGCGCCGCGCACCATTCATGACTTTTACGGTTTTCCTGATGAGCTTTATCAACTGCACTATCCAGCGAAGGGCTCGCCTGAGCTAGCCAAGCAAGTGGCCAGCATGTTGGCCGACTACCAAGTGAAAACCGATGATAGCTGGGGCTTAGACCATGGCGCGTGGAGTTTATTGCATCATCTCTACCCAGCGGCTGATGTGCCGGTGTTCCAGTTATCTATTGATATCACCAAAGATCTGAACTGGCAGTTGGGCATAGGTAAGGCTTTGGCCAAGCTGCGCGAGCGCGGTGTATTGATCATTGGTTCGGGCAATGTGGTGCACAACCTAGGTGCCTTGCAATTTAACGGTAAGGCGCACGATTGGGCGCTGAAGTTTGATAGCGTATTTGCCGACAAGCTTAATCAACGTGACTTTGCTGGTTTAGCCAATACCAAAGCCTTGGGCAGCCTATTACGAATGGCCAACCCCACCTTAGAGCATTATGCTCCCGCTTTAACCATTGCCGGTGCTGCTAACGCTAAGGACCAACTTATTTACACCAGTGAAGGCATCGATTTAGGGGCGATATCGATGCGCTCGTTCATGTTTCATGCTTAA
- a CDS encoding DoxX family protein, protein MIEQKTAAYAALLLRLISGGLFVAHGLTKVFVFTIPGTVGYFESLGLPGFVAYFTIVAELFGGLALLLGVATRWVSVPLVALLLGVVWAHSGNGWGFTNAGGGWEFPLFWAAAQAAIGLLGNGALALKIPVANKLFGQYA, encoded by the coding sequence ATGATTGAGCAAAAAACCGCAGCCTATGCAGCATTACTACTACGTTTAATTTCCGGTGGCTTATTTGTCGCCCACGGCCTAACTAAGGTGTTTGTATTTACTATTCCGGGCACCGTTGGCTATTTTGAAAGCTTAGGCCTACCAGGATTTGTTGCTTACTTCACCATTGTGGCAGAGCTATTCGGTGGTTTGGCCTTGCTATTAGGTGTAGCCACTCGCTGGGTATCGGTGCCGCTAGTGGCCTTGTTACTCGGTGTGGTTTGGGCTCATTCTGGCAATGGTTGGGGCTTCACCAATGCCGGTGGTGGTTGGGAGTTCCCGCTATTTTGGGCGGCAGCACAAGCTGCTATTGGTTTATTGGGCAACGGTGCCTTGGCACTAAAAATCCCAGTGGCGAATAAATTATTCGGTCAATACGCCTAA